One Nonomuraea angiospora DNA segment encodes these proteins:
- a CDS encoding DUF3145 domain-containing protein: MSARGVLYVHSAQPALCPHIEWAVAGVLGVPVDLTWTPQPAAPNVVRAQAEWEGRAGIAAAIASSLMGWQRLRFEITEDASPGVDGSRHAYTPTLGAYTAVIGAAGDIMIPEERLRAAMMMAAQGRCVLEDELDKMLGRPWDEELEPFRYAGDGAPVRWLHAAV; the protein is encoded by the coding sequence GTGTCTGCTCGTGGCGTCCTTTACGTCCACTCGGCTCAGCCCGCGCTGTGCCCTCATATCGAATGGGCAGTCGCGGGTGTCCTTGGCGTGCCCGTTGATCTGACGTGGACTCCGCAACCCGCCGCGCCCAATGTCGTGCGGGCCCAGGCGGAGTGGGAGGGTCGCGCCGGCATCGCCGCGGCCATCGCCTCCTCACTCATGGGCTGGCAGCGCCTCAGGTTCGAGATCACCGAGGACGCCTCGCCGGGAGTCGACGGGTCCCGCCATGCCTACACGCCGACCCTCGGTGCCTACACCGCGGTCATCGGCGCGGCGGGCGACATCATGATCCCCGAGGAACGGCTCCGGGCGGCGATGATGATGGCCGCGCAGGGGCGTTGTGTGCTGGAGGACGAGCTGGACAAGATGCTCGGGCGGCCCTGGGACGAGGAGCTGGAGCCGTTCCGGTACGCGGGCGACGGTGCGCCCGTCCGCTGGCTCCACGCCGCCGTCTGA
- a CDS encoding S8 family peptidase, translating into MEIESVGASLIRPGQVLTDRAALSAVSRWTQAVSEADGVCVIHLSPGADPCEITAELRDRGLRASPNHVFRGQPLFFGGPASRPFPTPPIAHKPGRSRSGVVVGLLDTGIAKHPWWSGSDWYGETAPECADATEGAQAGHGTFIAGLLTRRAPGAELSVHRVLDGDGIGDEATVVRALHRMRERPPQVLNLSFGGHTYDDRPPPLLSDALAALPDTVAVACAGNTGSDRPFWPAALPSVVGVAAVDASEEQRAPYSGYGIWVDACARGDWLTSSFLDGGDFAGYAAWSGTSFATALVAGAVADGAKSEPAKEVARRLFESERARQIPDLGVLIPASL; encoded by the coding sequence ATGGAAATTGAATCTGTCGGCGCGTCGCTCATCCGGCCTGGTCAGGTGCTGACCGACCGCGCGGCGCTGTCGGCCGTCTCGCGCTGGACCCAGGCGGTCTCGGAGGCGGACGGCGTCTGCGTGATCCACCTGTCGCCCGGCGCCGACCCCTGCGAGATCACCGCCGAACTCCGCGATCGGGGCCTGCGGGCATCGCCGAACCACGTGTTCCGCGGCCAGCCCCTGTTCTTCGGTGGTCCCGCGTCCAGACCCTTCCCCACCCCGCCCATCGCCCACAAGCCGGGGCGCTCCCGCTCGGGCGTGGTCGTCGGGCTGCTCGACACCGGCATCGCCAAGCACCCGTGGTGGTCCGGCAGCGACTGGTACGGCGAGACCGCCCCGGAGTGCGCCGACGCGACGGAGGGCGCGCAGGCGGGGCACGGCACGTTCATCGCGGGCCTGCTGACCAGGCGGGCGCCGGGCGCGGAGCTGAGCGTGCACCGGGTGCTCGACGGCGACGGCATCGGCGACGAGGCGACCGTCGTCCGCGCCCTCCACCGCATGCGCGAGCGCCCCCCGCAGGTGCTCAACCTCTCCTTCGGCGGCCACACCTACGACGACCGCCCGCCACCGCTGCTGAGCGACGCCCTCGCCGCGCTGCCCGACACGGTGGCCGTGGCCTGCGCCGGCAACACGGGGTCCGACCGGCCGTTCTGGCCGGCGGCGCTGCCCTCCGTGGTGGGCGTGGCCGCAGTGGACGCCTCGGAGGAGCAGCGCGCCCCCTACTCCGGCTACGGCATCTGGGTGGACGCCTGCGCCCGCGGCGACTGGCTGACCAGCAGTTTCCTGGACGGCGGCGACTTCGCGGGATACGCGGCGTGGAGCGGCACGTCGTTCGCCACCGCCCTGGTGGCGGGCGCCGTCGCGGACGGGGCCAAGAGCGAGCCGGCCAAGGAGGTCGCCAGACGGCTCTTCGAGTCCGAGCGGGCCCGGCAAATTCCCGATCTGGGAGTTCTGATCCCGGCGAGTCTGTAG
- a CDS encoding RNA polymerase sigma factor encodes MRDSAELLAAAAEGDRTAWDELESRFGPRMWAVARACGLSPSDAADAVQGSWLRLLQHLPSIRDPAGVGAWLVTTVRREALLLLRKDRPGVSSFEVVEDPDPESAVLEADGRRLLWKTVSDLHEPCRSLLQLVAVDFGNQQMASRLGLPVGSIGPTKARCLEKLRTLISIQETAQ; translated from the coding sequence ATGCGCGATTCAGCGGAGCTGCTCGCAGCGGCGGCCGAGGGCGACCGGACGGCCTGGGACGAGCTGGAGTCCAGGTTCGGGCCGCGCATGTGGGCTGTGGCCCGCGCGTGCGGCCTGAGCCCCTCCGACGCGGCGGACGCGGTCCAGGGTTCCTGGTTGCGCCTGCTGCAGCACCTCCCGAGCATCAGGGATCCGGCCGGGGTGGGGGCCTGGCTCGTGACGACCGTGCGCCGTGAAGCCCTCCTGCTGCTGCGCAAGGATCGTCCCGGGGTCTCCTCCTTCGAGGTCGTCGAAGACCCCGACCCGGAGTCCGCCGTCCTGGAGGCCGACGGCCGCCGCCTGCTCTGGAAGACGGTCTCCGACCTGCACGAGCCCTGCCGCTCACTCCTCCAGCTGGTCGCCGTCGACTTCGGCAACCAGCAGATGGCGTCACGGCTCGGACTGCCCGTGGGCAGCATCGGTCCGACCAAGGCCCGGTGCCTGGAAAAACTGCGCACTCTGATCTCGATACAGGAGACAGCGCAATGA
- a CDS encoding CHAT domain-containing protein — translation MSASPERPDDRDPLVVAAEAAVMRSLVDPDHALRAARTVLSSARRAGDPEAEAVAHRAIALAARELGDLRSAEHHLREAIAIPGAPPERIAQARLSLVTVRTELGHPIQALRVAALAWAHLSPLDRAKLDTQRAVALARLGRHQEAIASCDRALRVLVTAPGTIDDRRFLAGGLLNRGLVHSYRGDWDAAMRDLTACLEISRQAGLRHLGRLSAANLPFLAVRRGDIAGAFKLYREAEDTLFGFPERLATMRADFAGALLAAHLPGEARAMLSLAVPDLEASGAHVALAEARLKLAQVELLTGDPRRALEVAEQAAGELAAQDRTSWLPLAREVVLRARLTLEPVTPALVADLVACADELEDGLAHLAGAAALRLVAAEAALAVDDHPTASAQLALLTEHAEREEPFAPIGTRLTPRDSESAREAEIPVPVRQHALALEASLQEDATGAFRAVRVGLSEVSERVETFDDPSLRAHAARAGERLAGFGLGLAVRGGSAGEVFEFAERWRAVAAPSHACSLVDPERVRAELGSGALVEFVADGDALLAVLVTGERVTLRRVGDVRQVKEAIVRLRYALRRQCSATPQPRCDLESVEVAALEVEGLLLRPLLAELGDGPLVVVPVDALHTLPWGALPCLRERPVNVVASAAGWVRARELARARRSGPPAVVAAAGPALAHAHAEVRSVLACHPDGREAPGRTGPVLEALATADVLHLAAHGVFHARSPLVSGITLEDGSLMAYDLLDIPRSPGLVVLSACNSGMSRTPVEGAPLGLPGTFLAKGSACVVAGLVPVRDEGAWALMSMFHELLVAGRPPDAALASAAAKTGETGFVCFGAGDHPLY, via the coding sequence ATGAGCGCATCACCAGAGCGACCCGACGACCGAGATCCACTCGTCGTGGCGGCCGAGGCCGCTGTCATGCGCTCCCTGGTCGATCCCGACCACGCCCTGCGCGCCGCCCGTACCGTGCTCTCCTCCGCCCGCCGCGCCGGCGACCCCGAGGCCGAGGCCGTCGCGCACAGGGCCATCGCGCTGGCCGCCCGCGAGCTCGGCGATCTGCGCAGCGCCGAGCACCACCTCCGCGAGGCCATCGCCATCCCGGGCGCCCCGCCGGAGCGCATCGCCCAGGCCCGGCTCTCCCTCGTCACCGTACGCACCGAGCTCGGCCACCCGATCCAGGCCCTGCGCGTGGCCGCCCTGGCCTGGGCCCACCTCTCGCCGCTCGACCGCGCCAAGCTCGACACCCAGCGCGCGGTCGCGCTGGCCCGGCTCGGCCGCCACCAGGAGGCCATCGCCTCCTGCGACCGCGCGCTGCGGGTCCTCGTGACCGCTCCCGGCACCATCGACGACCGCCGGTTTCTCGCGGGCGGGCTGCTCAACCGCGGTCTCGTCCACTCCTACCGCGGCGACTGGGACGCCGCCATGCGCGACCTCACCGCCTGCCTGGAGATCTCCCGGCAGGCGGGGCTGCGGCACCTGGGACGCCTGTCCGCCGCCAACCTGCCTTTCCTCGCGGTACGGCGGGGCGACATCGCGGGGGCGTTCAAGCTCTACCGCGAGGCCGAGGACACCCTGTTCGGCTTCCCCGAGCGGCTGGCCACGATGCGGGCGGACTTCGCCGGCGCTCTGCTGGCCGCCCATCTGCCGGGCGAGGCCAGGGCCATGCTGAGCCTGGCCGTACCCGATCTCGAGGCGTCGGGGGCGCACGTGGCGCTGGCCGAGGCCCGGCTGAAGCTGGCCCAGGTGGAGCTGCTGACCGGTGACCCGCGCCGGGCGCTGGAGGTGGCCGAGCAGGCGGCCGGCGAGCTGGCCGCGCAGGACCGGACGTCCTGGCTGCCGCTGGCCAGGGAGGTCGTCCTGCGGGCCCGGCTGACGCTCGAACCCGTCACGCCCGCCCTGGTCGCCGACCTGGTCGCGTGCGCGGACGAGCTGGAGGACGGCCTGGCGCACCTGGCGGGCGCCGCCGCGCTGCGGCTGGTGGCGGCGGAGGCGGCGCTGGCCGTGGACGACCACCCGACGGCCTCGGCGCAGCTGGCCCTGCTCACCGAGCACGCCGAACGCGAAGAGCCCTTCGCCCCGATCGGCACCCGGCTCACCCCGCGGGACTCCGAGTCCGCGCGGGAGGCGGAGATCCCGGTGCCGGTACGGCAGCACGCGCTCGCCCTGGAGGCGTCGCTGCAGGAGGACGCCACGGGGGCCTTCCGGGCGGTCCGCGTCGGGCTGTCGGAGGTGAGCGAGCGGGTGGAGACGTTCGACGATCCATCGCTGCGCGCCCACGCGGCCAGGGCCGGGGAGCGGCTGGCGGGGTTCGGGCTGGGGCTGGCGGTGCGGGGCGGGTCCGCCGGGGAGGTGTTCGAGTTCGCGGAGCGGTGGCGGGCGGTGGCCGCGCCCTCGCACGCGTGCTCGCTGGTGGATCCCGAACGGGTGCGGGCGGAGCTGGGCTCCGGGGCGCTGGTGGAGTTCGTGGCGGACGGGGACGCGCTGCTGGCCGTGCTCGTCACCGGCGAGCGGGTGACGCTGCGGCGGGTGGGTGACGTCCGGCAGGTCAAGGAGGCGATCGTCCGGCTCCGTTACGCGCTGCGCCGCCAGTGCTCCGCGACGCCGCAGCCTCGCTGCGACCTGGAGAGCGTCGAGGTGGCGGCGCTGGAGGTCGAAGGGCTGCTGCTGCGCCCGCTCCTCGCCGAGCTGGGTGACGGGCCGCTGGTGGTGGTGCCGGTGGACGCCCTGCACACGCTGCCGTGGGGGGCGCTGCCGTGCCTGCGCGAACGCCCGGTCAACGTGGTCGCCAGCGCGGCCGGCTGGGTGCGGGCCCGGGAGCTGGCCCGCGCCCGCCGGAGCGGCCCGCCGGCGGTGGTGGCGGCGGCCGGGCCGGCCCTGGCGCACGCGCACGCCGAGGTGCGCAGCGTGCTCGCCTGCCATCCGGACGGGCGCGAGGCGCCGGGGCGCACCGGGCCGGTGCTGGAGGCCCTGGCGACGGCCGACGTCCTGCACCTGGCCGCACACGGGGTCTTCCACGCGCGCAGCCCGCTGGTGTCCGGAATCACGCTGGAGGACGGCTCGCTGATGGCCTACGACCTGCTGGACATCCCGCGGTCGCCGGGGCTGGTGGTGCTGTCGGCGTGCAACTCGGGGATGTCGCGTACGCCGGTGGAGGGGGCGCCGCTGGGGCTGCCCGGCACGTTCCTGGCCAAGGGGTCGGCGTGCGTGGTGGCGGGGCTGGTGCCGGTGCGGGACGAGGGGGCCTGGGCGCTCATGAGCATGTTCCACGAACTGCTGGTGGCGGGCCGGCCCCCGGACGCGGCCCTGGCCTCCGCCGCCGCCAAGACCGGCGAAACCGGCTTCGTCTGCTTCGGCGCGGGCGACCATCCGTTGTACTAG
- a CDS encoding sulfurtransferase, whose translation MTSPLITPAELAALDDVTVLDVRWRLGGPPGVDFYREGHIPGAVYCDLDQDLAAPPGAGGRHPLPEAGAFQSAMRRLGVSDGRPVVVYDDAGSTVAARAWWALRYFGHQDVRVLDGGLPAWTGAGLPTTKDSPDLAASGDFTARPGGMPALTADEAAALATQGVLLDARAAERYRGEVEPVDPVAGHVPGAVSAPTTENVGPDGRFLPPAALRDRFTGLGVREGVQAGAYCGSGVTAAHEVLALEVAGLPAALYVGSWSNWVADPSRPVATG comes from the coding sequence TTGACCAGCCCGCTGATCACACCGGCCGAGCTCGCCGCGCTCGATGACGTGACGGTGCTCGACGTCCGCTGGCGGCTCGGCGGGCCGCCCGGGGTGGACTTCTACCGCGAGGGGCACATCCCGGGCGCCGTCTACTGCGACCTCGACCAGGATCTCGCGGCCCCGCCCGGCGCGGGCGGGCGGCACCCGCTGCCGGAGGCGGGCGCGTTCCAGAGCGCGATGCGGCGGCTCGGCGTGTCGGACGGGCGCCCCGTGGTGGTTTACGACGACGCCGGGTCCACGGTCGCGGCCAGGGCGTGGTGGGCGCTGCGCTACTTCGGCCACCAGGACGTCCGCGTCCTCGACGGCGGGCTGCCCGCGTGGACCGGGGCCGGGCTGCCCACCACGAAGGACTCGCCCGACCTCGCGGCGTCCGGCGACTTCACCGCGCGGCCCGGCGGGATGCCGGCGTTGACGGCCGACGAGGCGGCGGCGCTGGCCACCCAGGGCGTGCTGCTCGACGCCCGGGCCGCCGAACGCTACCGGGGCGAGGTGGAGCCGGTCGACCCGGTGGCCGGGCACGTTCCCGGGGCCGTCAGCGCCCCCACGACGGAGAACGTCGGGCCCGACGGCCGCTTCCTCCCGCCCGCCGCCCTCCGGGACCGCTTCACCGGGCTGGGGGTCCGGGAGGGGGTCCAGGCAGGCGCCTACTGCGGCTCCGGCGTGACGGCCGCGCACGAGGTGCTGGCCCTGGAGGTGGCCGGCCTGCCCGCCGCGCTGTACGTCGGCTCCTGGTCCAACTGGGTGGCCGACCCCTCCCGGCCGGTCGCCACCGGCTGA
- a CDS encoding alkaline phosphatase family protein: MLVPGYGGGSLADLPDALLAALGVGAPDPDPASPPGAAHASDPASPPSAAGGGPLVLEPADRVCLFLVDGLGAELLRAHAGAAPFLSGLAGRTLTAGFPATTVTSLCSLGTGLTPGEHGMLGLTLAVPGTGHLFNCLRWTLPDGLTMDPELWQPAPTVYQRATRAGLDAVYVGPAEFEGTGLTKAVYRGVRYVAADTVDERVARVHESMRQGAAHVTVYYGDLDAAGHMTGWGSEEWLRQLAIVDDMAQRLAAGLPAGSALYVTADHGMVNATEKIDAESVPELAEGVALLGGEARARHVYAEPGAGPDVLEAWRETLRGKAWVVSRREAVESGWFGPRVRDAWLGRIGDVVAVPCTDLAIIAPSRHRIEALFIGYHGSMTAAEQHVPLLQART, translated from the coding sequence ATGCTGGTGCCGGGGTACGGCGGCGGGTCACTCGCGGACCTGCCTGACGCGTTGCTGGCGGCGCTGGGCGTAGGCGCACCCGACCCGGACCCGGCGAGTCCGCCCGGTGCGGCGCACGCCTCGGATCCGGCGAGTCCGCCCAGCGCGGCAGGCGGCGGGCCGCTCGTCCTGGAGCCGGCCGATCGCGTGTGCCTGTTCCTGGTCGACGGCCTGGGCGCCGAGTTGCTGAGGGCGCACGCCGGGGCCGCCCCGTTCCTGTCCGGCCTGGCGGGCCGGACGCTCACCGCCGGATTCCCGGCCACGACCGTCACCAGCCTCTGCTCCCTGGGCACCGGCCTGACCCCGGGCGAGCACGGCATGCTCGGCCTGACGCTGGCCGTCCCCGGCACCGGCCACCTGTTCAACTGCCTGCGGTGGACCCTCCCCGACGGCCTCACCATGGATCCCGAGCTCTGGCAGCCCGCCCCGACCGTCTACCAGCGCGCCACCCGGGCCGGGCTCGACGCCGTCTACGTCGGCCCCGCCGAGTTCGAGGGCACCGGCCTGACGAAGGCCGTCTACCGAGGCGTACGCTACGTGGCCGCCGACACCGTGGACGAGCGCGTGGCCCGCGTACACGAGTCGATGCGCCAAGGGGCGGCGCATGTCACCGTCTATTACGGCGATCTGGACGCCGCCGGCCACATGACGGGGTGGGGCAGCGAGGAGTGGCTGCGGCAGCTCGCCATCGTCGACGACATGGCCCAGCGGCTCGCGGCGGGCCTGCCCGCCGGATCCGCCCTCTACGTGACCGCCGACCACGGCATGGTCAACGCCACCGAGAAGATCGACGCCGAGAGCGTGCCCGAGCTGGCGGAGGGCGTGGCGCTGCTCGGCGGCGAGGCCAGGGCCAGGCACGTCTACGCCGAGCCCGGAGCCGGGCCGGACGTGCTGGAGGCGTGGCGCGAGACCCTGCGCGGGAAGGCCTGGGTGGTCTCCAGGCGGGAGGCGGTGGAGTCGGGCTGGTTCGGCCCCCGGGTGCGGGACGCGTGGCTGGGCCGCATCGGCGACGTCGTGGCCGTTCCCTGCACCGACCTGGCGATCATCGCGCCCTCCCGCCACCGGATCGAGGCCCTGTTCATCGGCTACCACGGTTCGATGACGGCGGCCGAGCAGCACGTGCCGCTCCTGCAGGCACGCACGTGA
- a CDS encoding DUF5998 family protein — translation MRETRVSAAGLREAIERSGYYPDLVTDAVESALGKEAVTAFVVHHEATFDPAMEVRRHVTVLVLSATRLLVCHTDEHPAVEGVSTSHASTTTEAVRLSRVQSVAVTRVVPDPASYVPGVPPTEVTLTIGWGAISHVDLEPATCGDENCEADHGYTGAITADDLSLRVSEAADGPEAVTHVLAFAKALSEATARAS, via the coding sequence ATGAGGGAAACCCGAGTCTCAGCCGCGGGCCTGCGTGAAGCGATCGAGCGCAGCGGCTACTATCCCGACCTCGTCACCGATGCGGTCGAATCCGCGCTGGGCAAGGAGGCGGTGACCGCCTTCGTGGTCCATCATGAGGCCACCTTCGATCCCGCCATGGAGGTGCGCAGGCACGTCACGGTGCTGGTGCTGTCGGCGACCCGGCTGCTGGTCTGCCACACCGACGAGCATCCCGCGGTGGAGGGCGTCTCGACGTCCCACGCCTCCACCACCACGGAGGCCGTGCGCCTGAGCCGCGTCCAGTCGGTCGCCGTCACGCGCGTGGTGCCCGACCCCGCCTCCTACGTCCCCGGCGTGCCTCCCACGGAGGTGACGCTCACGATCGGCTGGGGCGCCATCTCCCACGTGGACCTGGAGCCGGCCACCTGCGGCGACGAAAACTGCGAGGCCGACCACGGCTACACGGGCGCGATCACGGCCGACGACCTGTCCCTCCGGGTCAGCGAGGCGGCCGACGGCCCGGAAGCGGTCACCCACGTCCTCGCCTTCGCCAAGGCCCTCTCCGAGGCCACCGCCCGCGCTTCCTGA
- a CDS encoding GNAT family N-acetyltransferase, whose product MEAHYPAHWEADVVLADGGTAHVRPIKPADADRLRSFYSRLSDESIYFRFFGPRPRLSDREVERFTNVDYVNRVALIATIGAEMVAVIRYDRTAPGEAEIAFLVEDAHQGRGVASVLLEHLAATARENGIERFVADVLPANMRMTGLLRQAGYTAQSQFEDGVVRMTLDLTPTETSTEVTLAREHRAESRSIARLLAPGSVAVIGASREPGGVGQTVLRNLLGADFTGPVYPVHREVRAVAGVRAYPSVGAIDGDVDLAVVAVPASGVIDVVKECAEKGVHGLVVVSSGFGETGPEGKARQDELARLARSYGLRVVGPNCLGIANTDPAVQLNATLAATLPCRGKVGFFSQSGALGTALLQRVAQRGMGISTFVSAGNRADVSGNDLLQYWEEDDSTEVVLLYLESLGNPRKFTRLARRIARSKPVVVVKSGGTPAGHSAEELRLPDSAISSLFEQAGLIRVDDLIQLFDVGQLLAYQPLPAGPRVALVTNSDALGLLAADACLAAGLDPRSPVNLGAAAGASEFGAALAGELASPDVDAAVVIYMPPIPGDTDAVAAELLRVSKDSGKPVLATFQGHLGMHPALRVETGPPGCGAAPSRGSIPSYAAPEEAVRALAHVVRYAKWFAHPAVPPPELDGIDTAGAKALVGTALTATVPARTGASEEGAFAQPGPPVEVDAAELLSCYGLTVWPAEVVRSPDEAVRAAERLGWPVVLKVADPGASRRAGTVRLGLTGPEMVRHAYAEFADQLGERVELAVQRMAPQPAVPTVVGVVEDPAFGPFVSFGLGEVTARLLLDQGFRLAPLTREDAAALVRSVRAAPLLFGEYGYPPVAVDALEDLLVRVGRLAHDLPEVARLDLDQVLVGESGVIVLGARATLRTPAGPRLDGGPRRLS is encoded by the coding sequence GTGGAGGCACACTATCCGGCCCACTGGGAGGCCGACGTCGTTTTGGCCGACGGAGGCACCGCGCACGTCCGGCCGATCAAGCCCGCCGACGCCGACCGCCTCCGCTCTTTCTACTCGCGGTTGTCGGACGAGTCGATCTATTTCCGGTTCTTCGGGCCGCGGCCCCGGCTGTCCGACCGGGAGGTCGAGCGGTTCACCAACGTCGACTACGTCAACCGGGTCGCGCTGATCGCCACCATCGGCGCCGAGATGGTCGCCGTCATCCGCTACGACCGCACCGCCCCCGGCGAGGCCGAGATCGCCTTCCTCGTCGAGGACGCCCACCAGGGCAGGGGAGTGGCCTCCGTGCTCCTGGAGCACCTGGCGGCCACGGCCCGCGAGAACGGCATCGAACGCTTCGTCGCCGACGTCCTGCCCGCCAACATGCGCATGACGGGCCTGCTGCGCCAGGCCGGTTACACGGCCCAGAGCCAGTTCGAGGACGGCGTCGTACGCATGACGCTCGACCTCACCCCCACCGAGACCTCGACGGAGGTGACGCTCGCCCGCGAGCACCGCGCCGAGTCCCGCTCCATCGCCAGGCTGCTCGCCCCCGGCTCGGTCGCCGTCATCGGCGCCTCGCGCGAGCCCGGCGGGGTCGGCCAGACCGTCCTGCGCAACCTGCTGGGCGCCGACTTCACCGGCCCCGTCTACCCGGTGCACCGGGAGGTGCGGGCCGTGGCGGGCGTGCGGGCCTATCCGAGCGTGGGGGCCATCGACGGCGACGTCGACCTGGCCGTGGTGGCCGTGCCCGCCTCCGGCGTGATCGACGTGGTCAAGGAGTGCGCGGAGAAGGGGGTGCACGGGCTGGTCGTGGTCTCCTCGGGGTTCGGGGAGACGGGCCCGGAGGGCAAGGCCAGGCAGGACGAGCTGGCTCGCCTCGCGCGCTCGTACGGGCTGCGCGTCGTGGGCCCCAACTGCCTCGGCATCGCCAACACCGACCCCGCCGTCCAGCTCAACGCGACCCTCGCCGCCACCCTGCCGTGCAGGGGCAAGGTGGGGTTCTTCAGCCAGTCGGGCGCGCTCGGCACGGCGCTGCTCCAGCGGGTGGCACAGCGCGGCATGGGCATCTCGACGTTCGTCTCCGCGGGCAACCGGGCCGACGTGTCCGGCAACGACCTGCTGCAGTACTGGGAGGAGGACGACTCGACCGAGGTGGTCCTGCTCTACCTGGAGTCGCTCGGCAATCCGCGCAAGTTCACCCGGCTGGCCAGGCGCATCGCCCGCAGCAAGCCGGTCGTGGTGGTCAAGAGCGGCGGCACCCCCGCCGGGCACTCGGCCGAGGAGCTGCGGCTGCCCGACTCGGCGATCAGCTCGCTGTTCGAGCAGGCGGGGCTGATCAGGGTCGACGACCTCATCCAGCTGTTCGACGTGGGCCAGCTGCTGGCCTATCAGCCGCTGCCGGCCGGGCCCCGGGTCGCGCTCGTGACCAACTCCGACGCGCTCGGCCTCCTGGCCGCCGACGCCTGCCTCGCCGCGGGCCTCGACCCCCGCTCGCCGGTCAACCTGGGCGCCGCCGCCGGGGCCTCCGAGTTCGGCGCGGCCCTCGCGGGCGAGCTGGCCTCGCCCGACGTGGACGCCGCCGTCGTGATCTACATGCCGCCCATCCCCGGCGACACGGACGCGGTGGCGGCCGAGCTGCTGCGGGTCTCGAAGGACTCCGGCAAGCCGGTGCTGGCGACGTTCCAGGGGCATCTGGGCATGCACCCGGCCCTGCGCGTCGAGACCGGCCCGCCGGGGTGCGGGGCGGCGCCCTCGCGCGGCTCGATCCCCTCGTACGCGGCGCCCGAGGAGGCCGTGCGCGCGCTGGCCCATGTGGTCCGCTACGCCAAGTGGTTCGCCCACCCGGCGGTGCCGCCGCCGGAGCTCGACGGCATCGACACGGCCGGCGCCAAGGCCCTCGTCGGGACGGCCCTCACCGCGACCGTTCCGGCGCGGACCGGCGCGTCGGAAGAGGGGGCGTTCGCGCAGCCCGGCCCGCCGGTCGAGGTGGACGCCGCCGAGCTCCTGTCCTGCTACGGCCTCACCGTCTGGCCCGCCGAAGTGGTGCGGTCGCCGGACGAGGCGGTGCGGGCGGCCGAGCGGCTCGGCTGGCCGGTCGTGCTCAAGGTGGCCGATCCCGGCGCCTCGCGGCGCGCCGGCACCGTGCGGCTCGGCCTGACCGGGCCCGAGATGGTCCGCCACGCCTACGCCGAGTTCGCCGACCAGCTCGGCGAACGCGTGGAGCTGGCCGTCCAGCGCATGGCCCCGCAGCCGGCCGTCCCGACCGTCGTGGGCGTCGTGGAGGACCCCGCGTTCGGCCCCTTCGTCTCGTTCGGGCTCGGCGAGGTGACCGCGCGCCTCCTCCTCGACCAGGGCTTCCGCCTGGCCCCGCTGACCCGCGAGGACGCCGCCGCGCTCGTGCGCTCCGTCCGCGCGGCCCCGCTGCTCTTCGGCGAGTACGGCTACCCGCCCGTGGCCGTGGACGCCCTGGAAGACCTCCTCGTACGCGTCGGCCGCCTGGCCCACGACCTGCCGGAGGTGGCCCGGCTCGACCTGGACCAGGTGCTCGTCGGCGAGTCGGGGGTCATCGTCCTCGGCGCCCGCGCCACCCTCCGCACCCCGGCGGGCCCACGCCTCGACGGCGGCCCCCGGAGGCTGTCGTGA
- a CDS encoding carbohydrate kinase family protein produces MTRVVVVGDLMTDAVARARYALARASDTPAIVTMHGGGSGANIASWLAVEGGEVAFIGRRGADITGRNRDMELMGYGVDARLVMDPERPTGTCVVLVTHKGERTMLSDPGANAALSPEDLPRDLFSSGAHLHLSGYTLINEGSRDAGLAALDMARRGGMSISVDCASSAPLERTGAESFLEWTNGVKLLFANIEQAKVLTGRDDAESAAKVLTAWFPQVVIKMNSEGALWYANGRPDPVHVAAEPVDKIVDGTGAGDAFSAGFLPAWLAGKPPAESLAAGCRLAAKAIMHLGARPPF; encoded by the coding sequence ATGACGCGGGTCGTCGTGGTGGGCGATCTCATGACCGACGCGGTCGCGCGCGCCCGTTATGCGCTCGCCAGGGCGAGCGACACCCCGGCGATCGTGACCATGCACGGCGGCGGCTCGGGGGCCAACATCGCCTCGTGGCTGGCCGTCGAGGGCGGCGAGGTGGCCTTCATCGGCCGCAGGGGCGCCGACATCACGGGGCGTAACCGTGACATGGAGCTGATGGGCTACGGCGTCGACGCCCGGCTCGTCATGGACCCGGAGCGGCCCACCGGCACCTGCGTGGTGCTCGTCACGCACAAGGGCGAGCGCACCATGCTCTCCGACCCCGGCGCCAACGCCGCGCTGTCGCCCGAGGACCTGCCGCGAGACCTGTTCTCGAGCGGCGCGCACCTCCACCTGTCCGGCTACACGCTGATCAACGAGGGCTCGCGCGACGCGGGCCTCGCGGCGCTCGACATGGCCAGGCGCGGCGGGATGTCGATCTCGGTCGACTGCGCCTCGTCCGCGCCTCTGGAGCGTACGGGCGCCGAGTCGTTCCTGGAGTGGACCAACGGCGTCAAGCTGCTGTTCGCCAACATCGAGCAGGCCAAGGTGCTGACCGGCCGCGACGACGCCGAGTCCGCCGCCAAGGTGCTGACGGCGTGGTTCCCGCAGGTCGTCATCAAGATGAACTCCGAAGGCGCGCTGTGGTACGCCAACGGCCGCCCCGACCCGGTCCACGTGGCCGCCGAGCCGGTCGACAAGATCGTGGACGGCACGGGCGCCGGAGACGCGTTCAGCGCCGGTTTCCTGCCCGCCTGGCTGGCGGGCAAGCCGCCGGCCGAGTCGCTGGCCGCGGGCTGCCGCCTGGCCGCCAAGGCCATCATGCACCTGGGCGCCCGCCCGCCGTTCTAG